CATAAAACTCCTTAAACAATTCAGAAATAAGCATAATCAAATTAATCTGTGCCGCTACGGTCACCACCATGGCTATTTTCTTTATGGTCTTATCTTCAATTTTAAACGCCGTGAAATTTCTTATAATGGCTAAAACCAAAATTATCAACGCGGGACCTGCCGCAAAGGCCGAAGCTAAAAACCGAGGGCCCAAAAGCGCATTGTTCCAAAACGGACGAGCTTGTAACCCTTGATACAAAAACGCCGTTACCAAGTGGATACCAACCGCCCAAAATACCGATAAAATAGCACCAGGCACATATACACCAGATTTGGCTTCCTTGCCTTGATAGTGTCTAAACAGAATATAAAACGGGATAGTAATATTTAGAAATAGGTAGCCATTAAGCACAATAACATCCCAGGTTAACATCGAATTCGGGAAATTAAATACTCCAACACCTGGAATCATGTGCCACAACACCGACGGTCCTCCCATATCGGCTACCACAAAAGCCAAACACATAATTAATGCCGCAACAGCTAATCCCTCTCCGATTAAAACGGCTTGCTTAAAATCAATATCTTTAAGGACATAAGTGGGCATTACCAACATAACAGCGGCAGCTGCCACACCTACCAAAAAGGTAAAATTAGAAATGTACAAACCCCAACTCACTCTATCGGTCATACCAGTTACACTAAGCCCCTCTTCCAACTGAATGGAATAGCAATACATGCCCACCAACATAATAAAGGTGAGCGCCCCCATCCAAATATGGTATTTTAAAGACCCACGGGTAACGGTGTCTAAACTATCTTTTACCAAACTTTTAAAAACCTTTAACTGTTTCATGTGTTCGTTTTAATTACTTTTAAAAGGCCATATACAACATGCATTTAATCCAACCTTTACTTTTACTAATCGAATTTCATCTATGGGTGTTCCATATAAATTCTTATAATCCATTTCTTTTAGTGCGTTTCCTCTTTATGCATTTTACCTTAAGCTTGCAGTAAGACTATCCACCACAAACACTCACTGCGCTTAGAACTTCCAACCCTATAACAAACGCCATACAGCCTTAATCCATAAAATACCAAAACTTAGGTTCGGTGCCCAAATCTTCTTTTAACCTAAATACCTTTTTATTTTCAAGCACCCACCTTATCGTACTATTGGGATCCAAGAGATTACCAAAAATACGAGCCCCTGTTGGACAAGCCTCAACACACGCAGGGTTTTTACCTGCTCTGGACCGCTGTACACAAAAAGTACATTTTTCCATCACGCCTTTTTTACGCATGCGATTGCCCAAATAATGCTGATTTTTATTTATTTCTTCCTCGGGTACTTCGGGCTTACTCCAATTGAACCGTCTCCCATCATAAGGGCATGCTGCCATACAATAGCGGCAGCCTACACACCAATCATAATCTACTACCACCAAACCGTCATCTTCTCGCCAAGTAGCCTGTACAGGACAAACCTCCACGCAAGGCGGGTTATCGCAATGGAAACATTGCGTACCCATATAAAAATGACCCTCCGCAGGCACTTCATGATAATAATTATCGTCAGCCTCATTAAAATTAAAGCCCTTGCCATCCTTCATTTCGTGAATACGAATGTACTGCATCTGCGAATTTCTATCTTGGTTGTTCTCCTCAACACAGGCACTTACACAATCCATATATCCTTGGCACTTCGATATATTGAATGCATAGCCATACAACACATCCTCTTCTGCGTTTTTGGAAGACATACTAATGTTCTTTCCGGTCCTCAACTCATAGGACCGCATCAAGCGCTCTACCGTTGCTTTTTTTTCATCATCATTCATCAGTTTATAGTTTCCCTTAAACTGTTCTTCCCAATCAATTTGTGCTTTTTCCTTGGTATCGTCGCCAGTAATAATACTGCACGACGTACTTACTGCCCCAGCACCTACCAACAAACTAGCGGTGAGTTTTTTAAAGGCTGAACGACGACTCATTTTAACATCAAAAACTTGGTCGAATCCGTCTTTAACCCGTTCCTCTCCAATAGAAGCGTTAATAGCAGCTTCGTTAAATTCTTCTTCAGACATTTGATGCTCAACAGAATTTGAACCGCAACCTCCCGAAGTTTTTCCACAGCTGCAAGCTGAGTACAACTCTTCCTTTTTTCTTCCAAGATTTAACGAAAACCATTTTTTCCTTTCATTGCTCATACCTATATTTTTAAAATCGTTAAAGGCATTTTACCTAGCTATTCTCTTTCTTTTACTTTTTGCGTATTGAAACGTGCCGGCCATCTAGACTCAAAGTGAGGCTTGTGTGGATTGTGGCAATTCACACAGGTCATCGATGCTCTTGGTGGTGCCCAGCCACCAATACGTTTTCCATGTGCACCACCCTTCCAGTCTTCAAACTGTTTGGTGTGGCACTGGTTGCATAAATTATAACTGTTGTTAAAGTCGATATGGTTGCCCGTTAAACTTTTTAAATCATCCATATTACCAGGGTTGTGGCAGGTAATACAATTCATCGTGTTTTGATTGGCATGGTCCAACTTGATATCCCAGTGTGCTTTTTGGAAATCACCATTCTTCATTTGTTCCAATGGTTTGGTGTGGCACTCGGCACATGCAAACATGTTCATTTCACCTTTACGCTCAGGGATTAGGAATGTGTGCTCGCCTTCGGTAATTTCAATCATTTCAACACCTTCAAAATAGGGTTCAGAAGTCAACGACGTACCATGATAATTTTGGCTTTCAGCTTCAATTTTGTCCATAACACCATGATATTCACCTTCACCATGCTTGCACGACAAGCATCCTAAAACAACCATAAAAAGGCATACTTTTTTTATTGTAAAAAATTTGCTACTGTACATAATCGCTCACCCTTTTAAAAGTTCCAATATCTGTTGTTTCTTTATTGTTTGGCACATGGCATTGCCTACAGTTTACCCGTTCGGGGTGTATTACCCTTATTTCTTTTGGTGCACTTGGCCCTGCATGGCAAGACAAACAATTTTCGTGCATTTGTATTTGGTGCGGAATTACAGGTGGACTACCCAACATGGCATTATTCACACCTACCTCTGGCGCTTTTATTTTTTCGAAATTTGTCTTTTTAAATAATCCAGATGATACTTGAGCTACGTGGCATTGGCGGCAGTTAATCATTTCGGGGTGCGGCGTTACTGGAGCATAAGCGTCAAACTTTGCAACAAACCCTCCATTTTGGTGACATTTTAAGCACACATCTTCACCCATGCTTCTCTCATTGGCCACGGGATGCGGAATACTTGGTGGTGCCCCATGGAACGCTCTATTTTTATAATAAGTTTTCAAACTACGTTGGTGGATTTCGTCTACTGGCATATTAGCATAGTCCAAAGCATGTTCTGAACGTTTGAACACTCCTGTTTCAGAAGGGATTAAAGTTATCGGATTCTTGTTTTCTATGGGAATATAAGCTTCTTCTTTTCCCGTTTGATAACTGATGTTCCAAACTAGAATAAAAGCGACAAACAAAATGATAAATAAGGATATAATTCCGAGTCTCTTCATAATTACACCTTTTCTACTTTAACGGCACATTTTTTATAATCAGGTTGTTTCGAAATAGGACAGAAAGCATCGAGTGTAACTTGATTAATCAACATATTTTCATCAAAAAACGGCACAAAAACCTGGTTTTTTTCGGGCACCCCTCTTTCGTTTACCGATGCCGGCAAGGTAATTTCACCTCGTCTTGACGATATTCTTACCTTATCTCCCGTTTTTATCCCCATATCCTTAGCCTGTTCGGGGTTCAACTCCACATAACCATGGGGCATGGCTTTGTGCAACACAGGAATCCTTCGTGTCATTGAACCTGTGTGCCAATGCTCTACTACACGACCAGTACATAACCAGAATGGGTATTCCACATCAGGTTCTTCGGGAGCAGGTTCGTAAGGACGCTGCCAAATTACGGCCTTACCGTCTGGTTTTCCGTAGAAATGGAATTTTTCACCGTTGCTACAAGCCGGATCGTATTCGGCATTAAAACGCCATTGTGTTGATTTGCCATCAACGTAAGGCCACTGTGCTCCAGGTTGTGATTTTAATACTTCCAAAGGTGCCATGGCGTGCTTTTTGCCTTCGTGGTGCCTTCTATATTCGTTATAAATTTCTTCAATGTGGGTTTCTTCTTTATAAGCAAACTGTTCTTCGAACCCTAAACGTTTAGCCACTTCAATAAGCTGCCACGTATCACTCATGGATTCTCCAGCGGGTTCTATCATTTTCTCAAAATATTGTGTACGGCGTTCTGAGTTACCATACATCCC
This genomic stretch from Flavobacteriaceae bacterium GSB9 harbors:
- the nrfD gene encoding polysulfide reductase NrfD, producing MKQLKVFKSLVKDSLDTVTRGSLKYHIWMGALTFIMLVGMYCYSIQLEEGLSVTGMTDRVSWGLYISNFTFLVGVAAAAVMLVMPTYVLKDIDFKQAVLIGEGLAVAALIMCLAFVVADMGGPSVLWHMIPGVGVFNFPNSMLTWDVIVLNGYLFLNITIPFYILFRHYQGKEAKSGVYVPGAILSVFWAVGIHLVTAFLYQGLQARPFWNNALLGPRFLASAFAAGPALIILVLAIIRNFTAFKIEDKTIKKIAMVVTVAAQINLIMLISELFKEFYAPTHHSESAYYLFFGLHGKDALLPWIWTAIPLNVLATVLLTFHKLRNNFKVLFFACFILFVAIWIEKGFGLIVPGFIPGPYGKIAEYTPTSIEIGVTLGIWALGALVFTILAKTAIGIELGAIKYKKNNKV
- a CDS encoding 4Fe-4S dicluster domain-containing protein; this translates as MSNERKKWFSLNLGRKKEELYSACSCGKTSGGCGSNSVEHQMSEEEFNEAAINASIGEERVKDGFDQVFDVKMSRRSAFKKLTASLLVGAGAVSTSCSIITGDDTKEKAQIDWEEQFKGNYKLMNDDEKKATVERLMRSYELRTGKNISMSSKNAEEDVLYGYAFNISKCQGYMDCVSACVEENNQDRNSQMQYIRIHEMKDGKGFNFNEADDNYYHEVPAEGHFYMGTQCFHCDNPPCVEVCPVQATWREDDGLVVVDYDWCVGCRYCMAACPYDGRRFNWSKPEVPEEEINKNQHYLGNRMRKKGVMEKCTFCVQRSRAGKNPACVEACPTGARIFGNLLDPNSTIRWVLENKKVFRLKEDLGTEPKFWYFMD
- a CDS encoding cytochrome C, translating into MYSSKFFTIKKVCLFMVVLGCLSCKHGEGEYHGVMDKIEAESQNYHGTSLTSEPYFEGVEMIEITEGEHTFLIPERKGEMNMFACAECHTKPLEQMKNGDFQKAHWDIKLDHANQNTMNCITCHNPGNMDDLKSLTGNHIDFNNSYNLCNQCHTKQFEDWKGGAHGKRIGGWAPPRASMTCVNCHNPHKPHFESRWPARFNTQKVKERE
- a CDS encoding nitrate reductase cytochrome c-type subunit produces the protein MKRLGIISLFIILFVAFILVWNISYQTGKEEAYIPIENKNPITLIPSETGVFKRSEHALDYANMPVDEIHQRSLKTYYKNRAFHGAPPSIPHPVANERSMGEDVCLKCHQNGGFVAKFDAYAPVTPHPEMINCRQCHVAQVSSGLFKKTNFEKIKAPEVGVNNAMLGSPPVIPHQIQMHENCLSCHAGPSAPKEIRVIHPERVNCRQCHVPNNKETTDIGTFKRVSDYVQ